Proteins encoded within one genomic window of Lynx canadensis isolate LIC74 chromosome B2, mLynCan4.pri.v2, whole genome shotgun sequence:
- the TSPYL1 gene encoding testis-specific Y-encoded-like protein 1, producing MSGQDGAETSPFPQTCSLTTLGRTPGDPDPHQRLKLREETEASQVMAEPGEGSSETVALPPPQLPEERGAFHAPAGCGQTPQIRCGGDRGFVETEAGRAEAPPLTEGLEAGSVSVATDNSLKNGCRSGEPGGPGGEKPPGTCVAERSGSEVLEEVKTSEVETEKCTVFSVAVDEAVEKKGVKEEETVEKEGVKEEEVVEQKMEIEKQVGEEIEMMEENRVVEEVKEDAGLRPLNMDLRMNPLEAIQLELDTVNAQADRAFQQLEQKFGRMRRHYLERRNYIIQNIPGFWVTAFRNHPQLSPMIRGQDAEMLRYITNLEVKELRHPRTGCKFKFFFRRNPYFRNKLIVKEYEVRASGRVVSLSTPIIWRRGHEPQSFIRRNQDVVCNFFTWFSDHSLPESDKIAEIIKEDLWPNPLQYYLLREGVRRARRRPIREPVEIPRPFGFQSG from the coding sequence ATGAGCGGCCAGGATGGAGCTGAGACGTCCCCTTTTCCCCAAACCTGCAGTCTCACGACTCTCGGCCGTACCCCAGGAGACCCCGACCCACACCAGCGCCTGAAGCTCCGTGAGGAAACCGAGGCGTCACAGGTGATGGCGGAGCCGGGTGAGGGAAGCTCGGAGACTGTCGCGCTCCCACCGCCTCAGCTTCCAGAGGAGCGGGGAGCCTTCCACGCCCCCGCGGGCTGTGGCCAAACTCCCCAGATCCGATGCGGTGGGGATCGAGGTTTCGTAGAGACCGAAGCCGGTCGGGCGGAGGCCCCGCCTCTAACGGAAGGCCTGGAAGCTGGGTCTGTGTCCGTGGCAACCGACAACAGCTTGAAAAATGGCTGTCGGAGTGGAGAGCCGGGCGGCCCAGGTGGGGAGAAGCCCCCAGGAACTTGTGTTGCAGAGAGGTCGGGGTCTGAGGTGTTGGAAGAGGTGAAGACCAGTGAAGTGGAGACAGAAAAATGCACCGTTTTCTCGGTAGCAGTGGATGAAGCGGTGGAGAAGAAGGGAGTTAAGGAAGAGGAGACggtggagaaggaaggagtgaaggaggaggaggtggtggagcAGAAGATGGAGATAGAGAAGCAAGtaggggaagaaatagaaatgatggAGGAAAATAGAGTGGtagaggaggtgaaggaggacGCGGGGCTCCGACCCTTGAATATGGATCTTCGCATGAACCCCCTGGAAGCCATCCAGCTGGAACTGGACACTGTGAATGCTCAGGCTGACAGAGCCTTTCAACAACTGGAGCAGAAATTTGGGCGCATGCGTCGTCACTACCTGGAGAGGAGGAACTACATCATTCAGAATATCCCGGGCTTCTGGGTGACTGCCTTTCGGAACCACCCCCAGTTGTCCCCCATGATTAGGGGCCAAGATGCCGAGATGTTAAGATACATAACCAATTTGGAGGTGAAGGAGCTCAGACACCCCAGAACTGGCTGCAAGTTCAAGTTCTTCTTTCGAAGAAACCCCTACTTCAGAAACAAGCTTATTGTCAAAGAATATGAGGTCAGAGCCTCTGGCCGAGTGGTGTCTCTTTCCACTCCAATCATATGGCGCCGGGGCCATGAACCCCAGTCCTTCATTCGCAGGAACCAAGATGTCGTCTGCAATTTCTTCACCTGGTTTTCAGACCATAGCCTTCCAGAGTCTGACAAGATTGCTGAAATTATCAAAGAGGACTTGTGGCCCAATCCACTGCAGTATTACCTGTTGCGTGAAGGAGTCCGTAGAGCCAGACGTCGCCCAATAAGAGAGCCTGTAGAGATCCCCAGGCCCTTTGGATTCCAGTCTGGTTAA